Genomic segment of Mycolicibacterium sarraceniae:
TCGTAGCCGGCGAACAGGAAGCCCAGCGCGATCAGCAGGCCGCCGGCCGCCACGAACGGAATCATGTAGCTGACACCGGTCAGCAGGATCTGCCGGATCCGGGTGCCCCAGCCGACCCCGCCCGCGGGCGCGCCGGCGTCGGCCGCAGCCGCAGTGCCCTCCACCCGTGGGGCCTTCGGGTTATCCGATGCCGCAACGGCTTCGGCGATCATAGTGTCTGGCTCGTTGATGGCCCGTTTGACGCCGGAGGCGATCACTGGCTTGCCCGCGAACCGCTGACGGTCCTTGACCCCGACATCGGTGGCGAAGATGACGGCGTCCGCGCCGCTGATCGTCGCCACACTCACCGGTGTGCTGCCCGAGGAACCCTGGGTCTCCACCGTGAGGTTCACCCCGGCCCGCTCGGCGGCCAGCTTCAGTGCGTCGGCGGCCATATAGGTGTGCGCGATGCCGGTCGGGCACGCCGTGATCGCCACGATTGACTTAGCCTGTGCCGCTATGGGTTTGGTGATGGCGGGGGCAGCGGAGTCTGGCGTTGCGCCATTCGGGTTGACCACGCCGTTGACCAGACCCACCACGTCCTTGGCGGAGGCGGCATCCCGTAGCGACTGCACGAAGTCGGGCCGTACCAAGGCGCGCGCGAGGCTGGACAGCAGCTTCATATGCTGGGCGCCGGCGCCGTCCGGCGCGGCGATCAGGAACACCAGGTCCGCCGGACCGTCGGGCGCGCCGAAGTCGACCTTCGGTGCCAGCCGGGCGAATCCGATCGACGGGCTGGTGACCGCCGCCGAGCGGCAGTGTGGAATCGCGATACCGCCGGGAAGCCCGGTGGCCGACTGTGCTTCGCGGGCCATGGCCGCCGCGAGAAGCGCGTCGCCGTCGCTGACCCGTCCGCTGTCGGCGAGTCGGGTGGCGAGCCGGCTGATCACTGACTCCTTGTCCGACCCGGCGTCGACGTCGAGCAGCACCAGGTCGGTGCTGATGATGGCGGTGGTGGAGTTCGTCATGGAACGTGCCTTTTCAGTCTCGGGCGGGCAGAGCTGGGTGGGTGTGGGAATCGTCAGTGCAGGGCGATATCGGGGTGACTGCGACATCGTCGAGGTCGATCTCGGCCGGCGACGGGAGCGCCGAACCGGGAAGTGCCGCAGCAGCACTGCCGTAAGCGACAGCCATCTGCAGCCGTTGAGGCGCCTGCGCGCCACCGACATCGGCGCGAATGTAGCCCGCGAGGGAGGAGTCGCCGGCGCCGACGGTGCTCCTGGGCTTGATCGGAGGTGGAGTGGCCAGCCAGCTGCCGGTGCCGTTGACCAGTAGCGCGCCGGCCGCGCCGAGGGTGGCCAGCACGGTCGAGGCTCCGCGGTCGAGGAGCTGGCGGGCGGCGGCGACGACGGGATCGGGATTACCCTGGGCCAGGGCATCTTCCAGTGTCTGCGCAGCTACCCCGGCCAGGCTGGCGAGCTCCTCGGAATTCGGCTTGATCAGATCTGGTGCGGCGGTGGCGAAACCGGCGGCCAGCGCCGCCAGCGGGGCGTCGGAAGTGTCGACTGCGACTTTGCAGTCATAGGACTGCAATTGGGCCACCACATCGGCGTACCAGCCGTCCGGAACTCCGGGCGGCAGAGAACCCGAGAGCACCACCCAGCTCGCCCCTGCCGCACGATCGAGGATCGCGTGGGCGAACGCGGTCAGCGCAGTCGCATCAAGCGCCGCGCCAGGCTCATTGATCTTCGTTGTGGTGCCGTCGGATTCGGTGATCGCGAGGTTCGTACGCACCGCGCCGTCGATGGGTACCAGATAGAACGGCACACCGCAGGACGCCAGCGCCGCCACGATCGGGTCGTGCCCAGCGGCCGGCAGCACAGCCACAGTGTCCAAGCCGGCCAGCGTCAGTGCACGTGCGACATTGACACCCTTACCGCCCGGTTCGGTCGTCACTGACCGCACCCGGTGCACCGCACCGCGTATCAGCTGGCCGGGCAGCGTCACTGTCCGATCGATACTCGGGTTGGGCGTAACAGTGACAATCATGATTCCCACTCTGCCACAACGACTTCGATACCCTGAGCGGTCAACTCGGCGCGGTCAGCCGGGTTGATCTCGCGGTCGGTGATCAGGGCGTCGACACTGCCGATCGGGGCGAAGCTGACGAACTCCTCGCGGCCGATCTTCGACGAGTCGGCCAGTACCACAACGTAGTTGGCGCAGCGGACCATTGTGCGCTTGACGGCGGCTTCGTCGCCATCGGGGGTCGAGAGCCCGTGGCGTAGGGTGATGCCATTGGTGCCGATGAAGGCGATGTCGACTCGCATCGTGTCGAGTGCAACTAAGACCGACTCGCCGACGGCGGCCTGGGTCAGCCCGCGCACCCGGCCGCCGAGCAGCTGCAGATTGATGGTCGGCATGGCAGCCAATCGGGCGGCGATCGGCACCGAGTTGGTGACTGCCACCAGCTCGCGGTCGGCGGGCAGCATGGCCGCGACGCGCGCGGTGGTGGTGCCGGCGTCGAACAGCACCGTGGCACCGGAGAGCGGGAGGAATTCAACGGCGGCGCGGGCGATGGCTCCCTTGTGGTCGGCGCGGGTGGTCTCCCGCTCGTCGACGCCGGGCTCGACCACATGCAGTGCGCGCACCGGGACCGCGCCGCCGTGCACCCGGCGCACCAGCCTGGCCCGGTCAAGCACTGCCAGGTCGCGGCGGACGGTCTCGGTGGTGACGTCATAAGCCAGGGCCAGTTCCGCCACCGAGGCCCGCCCCTGGGACAGCACTCGAGCGGCGATCGCCTGCTGACGTTCTTCCGGGTACACAATTCTCCGTTTATGTGGGTATGACACCGAATGCAATGTTGGTATGTGTTGTTTTACCCCTGTTCGTGTTGACTTGTCAACGAATCGTTGTAACCTAGTTCACATGCCCGCCTCATCCACACCTACCTCACTCGGTGCCGGACAGATCCTCGCCGGCGTACCTGTCGTCCCCGGCGTCCGCTACGCACCGGTGGTCCGCCCCGGCCGGCTCCCTGCCATCGACGATCTCGATCCCGGGGGTGAGCTCGCCGAAGACAAGCGCGATCACGAGGTGGCCAGATTCACCGCGGCGGCGGCCACGGTCGCCGGGCGGCTGCGGGAACGCGCCGCTAGTGCGACTGGCGCCGCCTCGGAGGTGTTGGCCGCCACCGCGATGCTCGCGCAGGACCGTGCCTGGCTGGGCGCGGCGGAAAAACGCATCAAGGAAGGCTTCCCGGCAGTCCGTGCGACCGCTGCTGCGGTGGACCAGTTCGTTGACCTGTTCGCCAAGATGGGCGGGCTGATGGCCGAGCGCGTCACCGATCTGCGCGACATCCGGGACCGAGTCGTCGCCGAACTCAGCGGCCTCGCCGAGCCCGGGGTGCCGGTGCCGGACCAGCCCGCCATCCTGTGCGCCGAGGATCTCGCACCCGCTGACACCGCCGGGCTGGACCCCACCCTCGTCGTCGGCTTGGCCACCACGCTCGGTGGCCCGACCAGCCACACCGCGATCATCGCCCGCCAGCTGGGCATCCCGTGCGTCGTCGCGGTCCATGGTCTCGACGAGATCCCGGTCGGCACCGAAGTTTTGATCGACGGAACCCGCGGCACCCTCAGCGTCTCGCCCGACCCGGCCGAGGCCGCCGCGGCTGTCGACGCCGCCGCGGCCGCCGCCGCGGCGATGGCCGGCTGGACCGGCCCCGGGGCCACCGCCGACGGCCACCCGGTGTCGATCCTGGCCAATGTCCAGGACGGCTCGGCCGCCCGGTCGGCGCGGGAAACCCCGGCTGAAGGTATCGGGCTGTTCCGCACCGAACTGTGCTTTCTCAACCGCGACACCGAGCCCACGGTCGAGGAGCAGGCCTCGATCTACGGCGAGGTGCTCGACGCGTTCGCCGGTTGCAAGGTCGTCATCCGCACGCTGGACGCCGGATCCGACAAGCCGTTGAAGTTCGTCGGGCATCCCGACGAGGCCAACCCCGCACTCGGTGTGCGCGGGATCCGCATCGAGGCTCTTCACCCCGAGGTGCTCGAGCGTCAGCTCGACGCAATCGCGCTCGCGGCCGAGCGGACCGGCAGCGCGCCGTGGGTGATGGCGCCGATGATCGCCACTCCCGATGAGGCCAAACGGTTCGCCGACCGGGCTCGTGAGCGGGGCCTAGTGCCCGGCGTGATGATCGAGGTTCCTGCCGCCGCGTTGCTGGCCGATCACATCCTGGCCCACGTGGAGTTCCTCTCGATCGGCACCAACGACCTGGCCCAATACACGATGGCGGCCGACCGGATGTCCGCGGAACTGGCTACCCTCACCGATCCCTGGCAGCCCGGCGTGCTGGCGCTCGTCGCGCAGACCGCACGCGCCGGCGCCAATCGGGGCAAGCCGGTCGGAGTCTGTGGCGAGGCCGCCGCCGACCCGCTGCTGGCCTGCGTACTGGTCGGGCTCGGCGTCACCTCGCTGTCCGCGGCGGCGGCCGCCGTGACGGGCGTCGGCGCCAAACTCGCCTCGGTCACCCAGGCGCAATGCCGCGCCGCCGCCGAAGCGGTGTTGACCACCGCGAGCGCAGCCGAGGCCCGAGCGGCCGCACTCGCAGTCCTGGACTGACGGAATCAATCGGACTGCGGTCCGGTGATGAACTCCAAGTCCGAGGTGATCCAGGCGCTCGACGACTTCAACGCCGGCCGGTCCGGCGGGTAGGTGAGCTCCAACTCGCCGAGGTTGGCCGCCGCGGTTACCAACGGCAGTGCCGCCGACACCGCCAGCTCGTTGTCGCCGGCCTCTGCTCGCAGCGCGGGCACCAGATCATCACTGATGGGGACGGCCAGTCCTGTTCCGCCGATGGAGCTGTCGAACCGGGCGCAGAGTGCGGTCGCGTGTTCCTCGAGTACGGCCCGCGCCCGCGGGTAGACCCCCAACGGCGGCGGCACGATATCGGCGATCAGATCGGCGGCGGCGCGTAGCCGGACCGCGCGGCTGGCTGCGCGCACCACTGGCGCCCGGGAGTCCGTCGGGCCACCGTTTTCCGAAAGATATTGACGCACAGCGTCATCCAGGGTGCGTGATGCCGTCAACGCGTCGTGACTCAGCGCGTTCACCCGGTTCTCGGCATCTTCGAAAGCGCCGCGGGTAACGCGCAGAATCGCGACCCGAAGGTAGCGGGAACCCACCTCCCGGGCCGTATCGATCGCTTGCTGCACAGCGGTTTTGGCACCGCGTGGCCAGAGCAGCAGCGAGACCACGACACCCACCGACGCGCCCACGACAACATCCTCGATCCGGATCAGGCCGACGGCCCAACCGCTCGGAACGATCAGGTTGAACACGATCAGCACCATCATCGTGAACGCCGCCTGGCCGGCGGTGAAGGAACCGATCTCGGGCACATAGGCCGAACCGAATGCGACCAGCGGCAACAGCATCCACATCACGATCGGGTCGGTGCCAAGCAGTTCGATGATGACCGCACCGATCGCGAAACCGATCACCGTGCCGGTCACGGCCCGCACGACGGTGGTGCCGGTGGTTAGCGCGCTGCTGCGCAACACCGATAGCGCGCCCATGACCACCCAGAACCCGTGCTGCACTGGGAAAACGAAGGTGATGAGCACGGCCAGTGCCAGCCCCAGCGCGGTCCGCAGGCTATTGCGGGCCGTCACTGAGCGGGTCGCCAGATGTCCGCTGGTGAGCGTGGTGACCGCTTCGGTCTCGGAGTACACCCGCTCGGCGATCCCGGTCTCCGGAAGTCGCTGCCCGAGCACCCGTGCCCACACCGGACGTGCATCGGCCGCCGCGGCGCTCGTGATCAGGCGGCCGGTGACCCCGACTGCGGCGCCGATGGTGCGCCGGGTGAGCAGGGTGCGGCCCAGCGCGACGGCGTCGTCGTCATCGGACATGGCGAGGATGTCGACGATGTCCTGGCGGTAGCTGCCGATCGCGATGGTTCGCGAATCAGCCAGCGCCTTCGCCAGCTGTGCGCGTTCGGCATCCCGGGCACCCCCCTGGGTGATTCGCAGAACTCCGGTGCAATCCCGCAGCACCTGAACGGCCGGTGCGCGCATCGGGCCGAGCAGCTCACCGGTGTCGCCGGTGACACGATCGCAGAGCCATTGCAGGTCGTCGACTACGCGGACCAACGCGCGGCTGCCCGCAGTCAGCGCCACCGGGCGGTACGCGACGCCGAGAAAGTTGGAACGCAAGGCATCCATCGCGGTGTTGACATCGTCGGCCGATGCGGTGCCCTCGATCCGGTCGGCCAAGACCGCACAGACCGCTGCGGCGTGCTGGCGCAGTTCGCCGTGGTGGCGTGGGGGGAACAGGAACAGCGCGGCCGGCACGCAGATCACCAGGGCGATCAGCCAACCGAACAGCCGCTCCCCGAGCGGGCCCACCGGCGTGCACACCGGAAGTACGAAGGTCAGCAAGGTCGCCCGCTGCCCGGCGGCGACGATCTCGCTGAGCACGCCGGAAAACACGACCACAACCCCGATGACGAACATCAGCGTGACCGCCAGCCAGGGGATCGGTGCGGCCAGGGTGCCCAGGCTGATCAGCACCGCGCCGTTGAAACCGAGTCCGCCGTAGGCCAGCGCCCTGGCATTCACGTTGCCGGGGAAGTCCACGACGATCAGCAGCGCGATCGACCCGAAGATCGTGAACATCGGTGTTTGTGACCCGCCCCCGAGGGCGAAGCTGACCGCTGCCGCGATCGGCACGACGATCGCCGCTCGCAGGGCGCGTCGCGCGCCGTCGTTCTCGGGGTCACGTGTCCGGACCCGCTCCACCGCCCGCCGCCATAGGGCAGCGGGGCTCACCGGGGCACGCTGGCGAAACTGCCCGCGTCCAGCGCGTCAAGCATGTAGCGAGCGATCCAGCCGAACGTCCCCGGTTCGCGCGGCAGGGTGGCTTGCTCGTAGCCGATGAAGACATAGACCGCCCAGGAGGCGTAAACCTCGGCCTGGCGGGTGTCGTCGACGATTTCGATCGCCGAGTCGTAGAGGATCTTGTGGCGCTGCCGGTCCACCTCGGACTGCACGGCCAGCACATGGGGGTCGACCGAGCTCCAGGACCGGATGGCAGCCTCAGCCCCGTGCGGCAGGGAAAGCCCGACCTGGATGATCGCCTCGATGCGGCGGCGTGGGTCGGTCACTTCGCGGATCGCGCCGATCAGCCGGATCGTCCGGTCCTGGACCCAGTACGACACCAGCTCTCGGGTGTAGGTCGGCCAACTGGAGAAATAGTGATAGAACGACCCGGTCGTCACGCCGAGCCGGTTACACACTTCGGCAAGTTTGAGTCCGCCGTACCCCACATCTGCGAGCACGTCGAGGCCGGTCTCGAAGTACGCCTCTCGGCTGGCAACGGTGGCCATGACACATGACGATAGTGCGCGCCCCCGGCCAGCCGGTCGTGACGTGCTCGATCGTGACCAACTTTCCCAGGATCGGCCGCTGCGGCCTGTGCGGCGACCGCAGGCGATGGGGCAAGCTGGACACACGGGATCGATTCGAGGAGTGGGCATGACCGTTCAGATCACCAATGACCAGGCCACCGATGGTGGTGCAGCCGGGGTGCTGGCCGATGTGCGCCAGGCGTT
This window contains:
- the ptsP gene encoding phosphoenolpyruvate--protein phosphotransferase, which encodes MPASSTPTSLGAGQILAGVPVVPGVRYAPVVRPGRLPAIDDLDPGGELAEDKRDHEVARFTAAAATVAGRLRERAASATGAASEVLAATAMLAQDRAWLGAAEKRIKEGFPAVRATAAAVDQFVDLFAKMGGLMAERVTDLRDIRDRVVAELSGLAEPGVPVPDQPAILCAEDLAPADTAGLDPTLVVGLATTLGGPTSHTAIIARQLGIPCVVAVHGLDEIPVGTEVLIDGTRGTLSVSPDPAEAAAAVDAAAAAAAAMAGWTGPGATADGHPVSILANVQDGSAARSARETPAEGIGLFRTELCFLNRDTEPTVEEQASIYGEVLDAFAGCKVVIRTLDAGSDKPLKFVGHPDEANPALGVRGIRIEALHPEVLERQLDAIALAAERTGSAPWVMAPMIATPDEAKRFADRARERGLVPGVMIEVPAAALLADHILAHVEFLSIGTNDLAQYTMAADRMSAELATLTDPWQPGVLALVAQTARAGANRGKPVGVCGEAAADPLLACVLVGLGVTSLSAAAAAVTGVGAKLASVTQAQCRAAAEAVLTTASAAEARAAALAVLD
- a CDS encoding TetR/AcrR family transcriptional regulator, which gives rise to MATVASREAYFETGLDVLADVGYGGLKLAEVCNRLGVTTGSFYHYFSSWPTYTRELVSYWVQDRTIRLIGAIREVTDPRRRIEAIIQVGLSLPHGAEAAIRSWSSVDPHVLAVQSEVDRQRHKILYDSAIEIVDDTRQAEVYASWAVYVFIGYEQATLPREPGTFGWIARYMLDALDAGSFASVPR
- a CDS encoding FUSC family protein; its protein translation is MSPAALWRRAVERVRTRDPENDGARRALRAAIVVPIAAAVSFALGGGSQTPMFTIFGSIALLIVVDFPGNVNARALAYGGLGFNGAVLISLGTLAAPIPWLAVTLMFVIGVVVVFSGVLSEIVAAGQRATLLTFVLPVCTPVGPLGERLFGWLIALVICVPAALFLFPPRHHGELRQHAAAVCAVLADRIEGTASADDVNTAMDALRSNFLGVAYRPVALTAGSRALVRVVDDLQWLCDRVTGDTGELLGPMRAPAVQVLRDCTGVLRITQGGARDAERAQLAKALADSRTIAIGSYRQDIVDILAMSDDDDAVALGRTLLTRRTIGAAVGVTGRLITSAAAADARPVWARVLGQRLPETGIAERVYSETEAVTTLTSGHLATRSVTARNSLRTALGLALAVLITFVFPVQHGFWVVMGALSVLRSSALTTGTTVVRAVTGTVIGFAIGAVIIELLGTDPIVMWMLLPLVAFGSAYVPEIGSFTAGQAAFTMMVLIVFNLIVPSGWAVGLIRIEDVVVGASVGVVVSLLLWPRGAKTAVQQAIDTAREVGSRYLRVAILRVTRGAFEDAENRVNALSHDALTASRTLDDAVRQYLSENGGPTDSRAPVVRAASRAVRLRAAADLIADIVPPPLGVYPRARAVLEEHATALCARFDSSIGGTGLAVPISDDLVPALRAEAGDNELAVSAALPLVTAAANLGELELTYPPDRPALKSSSAWITSDLEFITGPQSD
- a CDS encoding DeoR/GlpR family DNA-binding transcription regulator, whose translation is MYPEERQQAIAARVLSQGRASVAELALAYDVTTETVRRDLAVLDRARLVRRVHGGAVPVRALHVVEPGVDERETTRADHKGAIARAAVEFLPLSGATVLFDAGTTTARVAAMLPADRELVAVTNSVPIAARLAAMPTINLQLLGGRVRGLTQAAVGESVLVALDTMRVDIAFIGTNGITLRHGLSTPDGDEAAVKRTMVRCANYVVVLADSSKIGREEFVSFAPIGSVDALITDREINPADRAELTAQGIEVVVAEWES
- the pfkB gene encoding 1-phosphofructokinase; this translates as MIVTVTPNPSIDRTVTLPGQLIRGAVHRVRSVTTEPGGKGVNVARALTLAGLDTVAVLPAAGHDPIVAALASCGVPFYLVPIDGAVRTNLAITESDGTTTKINEPGAALDATALTAFAHAILDRAAGASWVVLSGSLPPGVPDGWYADVVAQLQSYDCKVAVDTSDAPLAALAAGFATAAPDLIKPNSEELASLAGVAAQTLEDALAQGNPDPVVAAARQLLDRGASTVLATLGAAGALLVNGTGSWLATPPPIKPRSTVGAGDSSLAGYIRADVGGAQAPQRLQMAVAYGSAAAALPGSALPSPAEIDLDDVAVTPISPCTDDSHTHPALPARD
- a CDS encoding PTS fructose transporter subunit IIABC, whose protein sequence is MTNSTTAIISTDLVLLDVDAGSDKESVISRLATRLADSGRVSDGDALLAAAMAREAQSATGLPGGIAIPHCRSAAVTSPSIGFARLAPKVDFGAPDGPADLVFLIAAPDGAGAQHMKLLSSLARALVRPDFVQSLRDAASAKDVVGLVNGVVNPNGATPDSAAPAITKPIAAQAKSIVAITACPTGIAHTYMAADALKLAAERAGVNLTVETQGSSGSTPVSVATISGADAVIFATDVGVKDRQRFAGKPVIASGVKRAINEPDTMIAEAVAASDNPKAPRVEGTAAAADAGAPAGGVGWGTRIRQILLTGVSYMIPFVAAGGLLIALGFLFAGYDIANTPDGATKSLGNLIATTNSLTNLPSGGFTQYLGAVLFTLGGLAFSFLVPALAGYISFAIADRPGIAPGFTAGAVAVYVGGGFIGGIVGGLIAGFAALWISKANTPQWLRGLMPVVIIPLFASLIVGLLMFLLLGRPLAAITSGLTNWLNGLTGASVILLGVILGLMMCFDLGGPVNKAAYAFATAGLNVADPASLRIMAAVMAAGMVPPLAMALATTIRPGLFSEPERENGRAAWLLGASFISEGAIPFAAADPLRVIPSMMAGGALTGALIMAFDVTLKAPHGGIFVFFAIGNLVWFLVALAAGAVVSAFAVLGAKQFIRSSSATTPALSNV